DNA sequence from the Sceloporus undulatus isolate JIND9_A2432 ecotype Alabama chromosome 4, SceUnd_v1.1, whole genome shotgun sequence genome:
acatggccaaggtcacccagtggccgagccaggattcgaaccctggtctccagagctgcagtccagcactcagaccacacTGGCTTAGGGGTTGCATAAAGATGAAAACAATTCAAAGGCACAGCATAAATAGCAGCAACAAGAACACTGCACTCCTGgacattgagttcagtgggagcTGCTCCCAGGTTAGCAAGTCGAGGATTGCAACCAAAGCTGTGGtgcctgttttaaaataaatctgcatCTCTAGTAGGGAGGCTGGTTGTTGCATGCCTTGCCCAGTGTGGttgtgtttctctctttcttcaatattgctgtgtttttctctctcccagGTTGTTTCTGCTTGCCCAGCAGCTTGCCAGTGCCCTCTGGAAGTGCCCAGATGTGCCCCAGGAGTCGGGCTGGTCCTGGACGGTTGTGGATGCTGCAAAGTTTGCGCGAAACAGCTCAACGAGGACTGCAGCAAGACGCAGCCGTGCGATCACACCAAGGGGCTGGAGTGCAATTTCGGCGCCAGTTCCACGGCTCCAAAGGGGATCTGCCGAGGTAAGAAGCTTGAGGCTTGGCCCCttgaaagtaaaagtaaaagtgtgtgtgtgtgtgtaaacatgcACATGTGTAccatatacacacatgtgcatgcacacacagatatAAACCAGTCTCAGTAGTGGCGAAGTTTAGTAATTTTCAATCCTTGTATGGTTATGCTTTGTTGTTGGTAGATTGGCAGAAGGGCATATGACTTCAGCAGTCTGGAATGCAATTCACTATGTCTGGGCTGCACTCGCAAGCACATAAGGAAAAGTGATTCCTGACTAACTTATTGTTCTAGCCTAGAGCTCTAGGGAATTTCAGGGAACTTTACCATAAATTGAATTTAGCTGAGCaggaaattttttaaacaaaatctctCCCCCTGCTCCGGCAGACTGAGCCCCCCCTTATGAcgctctctcctctcccccttttctAACCTTTGCAGCACAGTCAGAAGGGAGACCCTGTGAATACAACTCCAAAATCTACCAGAACGGGGAAAGCTTTCAGCCTAACTGCAAGCACCAGTGTACGTGCATCGATGGGGCCGTCGGCTGCATCCCGCTCTGCCCGCAAGAGCTCTCCCTTCCTAACTTGGGCTGCCCTAACCCAAGGCTTGTGAAAATCCCTGGACAGTGCTGCGAGGAATGGGTCTGCGACGATTCCAAAGACACTTTGGAAGAGTTGGAAGGCTTCTTCGGAAAAGAGTTTGGCATAGACGCTTCGGAAGGGGAATTAACCAGAAAGAACGAGCTGATAGCCATTGTGAAAGGAGGACTGAAAATGTTGCCTGGTGAGTTAAGAATGTCAGGGTTATGCTATTCTGTGCTAACAGAATTAGGGGAAGGGGGGTTAATGCTGGAATCTCTATAAAATGAGGATTATCTATTGATGTCTACAGTGTTATGCCTATGAATGTTGAtaaaaaaggaagcaaagaacTCATGTGCATGAAAAACTGACactgtttctcctctattattatttttttagtctTTGAAACTGAACCTCGCAGCCATTCATTTGAGAATCCAAAGTGCATTGTGCAAACCACCTCATGGTCCCAGTGTTCAAAAACTTGTGGAACTGGCGTCTCTACCCGAGTCACCAATGACAACCCAGGCTGCAGGCTAGTGAAAGAGACCAGAATATGTGAAGTGAGGCCATGTGGGCAGCCTAGCTATGACTCTTTAAAGGTAaatacagacccttcaccaccaTACTACTATTTTCATGTCATTGTGGGTAGAGGGTGTGTGTTTTTAGATAGAGCTCTGACTAACTAGACTGTTGATCTCTTCCTTccagaagggaaagaaatgtaCCAAGACCAAAAAGTCCCAAGCTCCGGTCAAGTTCACTTATGCAGGATGCTCCAGTGTGAAGAAGTATCGCCCCAAGTACTGTGGCTCGTGTGTGGACAGCAGATGTTGCACTCCTCAGCAGACCAGGACTGTCAAGATCCGATTCCGTTGTGATGATGGGGAGACCTTCACTAAGAATGTCATGATGATCCAGTCATGCAGATGCAACTACAACTGCCCTCATATAAATGAGGCCTACCCTAACTACCGGCTCTTTAATGACATCCACAAATTTAGGGACTAAATTGTGATGTGTGCAGGCTTGAGCAGGAGTCTTGGTTTTGAAAAGTCTTTTCTGAAGTAACAGTGAAGAAATAAACTTATGGAAGTGGTGCCTTTGCCCATTGGAGGGCAACACTGAGACACAAGAATGCACTGTGCAACTGGATACTAATGCAACAGTTTGAGCATATTTAAAGCTTCATAATACTGGAGCAATTGTATTGCTTCATTTTGGAGCACTTTCATGATTACTGATTTCTGTTTGTTAAATGGTCTGTttatgtttgtctgtttgttctgGTTGTAAAAACCTTCAGTTCCCTACTGTTCAATATAATActtcacttttgttgttgttgcaaaacaGCTTCGTGTTGGAGGTTACATTCCTTCCTAAGGTGGGAACTTTTGGAGTTCTCATCTATGGCAGCTATAGGTACCAGCTCTATATTTCATACCCACAAACAGAAATTGGTTGTTTTTAAagctgaatattttatttatcaaaatgtagcttttttttgttttggaggAAAAATGCCTAATACTGGAATAAGTTGtaaatgatttaattttatattcaATGAATTAAGAGAAGTTTATTTATGGAATTAAtcatttaataaagaaatatttacCTAAGTTTCATGTACTTAATTTCCTCACTTAATTTCAACTAAAAATAATCATGAAACTGGAGAAAAGCCACTCTAGAATTTCATACTACTATGGGAAACAACTTCTTAGGAAGTCTAATACCAATAAGAAAAGGGAAGGTGTCTTGCTTTCCATAAAACATGTCCACACTGCAATCCTATACCCATTGAGAGTGCATTTAACTCAGTGGGGCTTAATGCTGAGTAGGCATACATAAGCTCTCATTGTTTGACTGCAGAACCACTGCGTCTTATCAAGGTGCTAGAGCTTCATTTTTAGTAATAGCCATTTTTGTACTGGTATTCTTGAGCTGCATTATCCTGGTATTCAGCTGTATTTGTTTCAAGCTGCTTCTTAATCATGATAAAGCAGATCATATTCTGCTTGCTAAACACAAACcaagacaaaatatttttttcagtagCGATGGCACTTCCTTAACATGCAGAGTGTTTTAACTTATAGCAAACTGGTTACAGGGGAAAGGCTAGTAGTAGTCAATGCTTCTAATGATTTCTACTTTTGCTTTATGCAAATGAATGCATTCCTTTGTGTAGGGAAAGCTTCCTGCACTTTGCAGGAGGTAGTTTGCTTTCACTGAATAGTCTTAAATGAGCTTGAGGCAATTACTTGTGCTAATCCTAAATAACATGGTGATTAAAAGTAAACATGTTGTTAAAGAAAGGAATGCTAGGAATTCATAGTATTTTACCCAAAGACCAAGAGCTAGTCACTCCTCCTGCCACTACCTTTTCCCCTTCCAGTGTACCCTGTAGATATATAAAGTTTTGATCCTCCAAAAGAGTAAAAGAGAGGAGTAGAAAGAAGTATTAGTCTTAACCATGTCTGCCCTACTTTGAGCATGCATAGTGCTTTACAGTCTTTATCTCAttaatcctcacaacaatccaGCAACAAAGCTGATTAATACTCCCATGTTACTTGTTGGGGGTGCAGGGGCTGAGGTTCATGGACTGGGACTTTGTTCAAGGCCATACAGTGGATTTTAAATGGCTTAGAATGGCACAAATCATACATTCGGTTCATTCTGGACCACAATGACTCAAGCTACatcattctttttatttctgatgtGGGAGTTTATGCAGCCAAATGGCACTGTCCAAACACAAGCACACATTAGCAGCAACCTTGAAGATtgaacacaatatatatatagtggggGAAATACTGGAACAGGGAGGCAAAACCCCTCGCTTCTAAAAGAAGACTGAGAATACCCAATGGCTATGGAATACTGACTTGGGAGATGGAATATACTGGGAGAAGGGCA
Encoded proteins:
- the CCN1 gene encoding CCN family member 1: MNNSQSRGCWVLALALLQLVNWVVSACPAACQCPLEVPRCAPGVGLVLDGCGCCKVCAKQLNEDCSKTQPCDHTKGLECNFGASSTAPKGICRAQSEGRPCEYNSKIYQNGESFQPNCKHQCTCIDGAVGCIPLCPQELSLPNLGCPNPRLVKIPGQCCEEWVCDDSKDTLEELEGFFGKEFGIDASEGELTRKNELIAIVKGGLKMLPVFETEPRSHSFENPKCIVQTTSWSQCSKTCGTGVSTRVTNDNPGCRLVKETRICEVRPCGQPSYDSLKKGKKCTKTKKSQAPVKFTYAGCSSVKKYRPKYCGSCVDSRCCTPQQTRTVKIRFRCDDGETFTKNVMMIQSCRCNYNCPHINEAYPNYRLFNDIHKFRD